Sequence from the Mytilus galloprovincialis chromosome 10, xbMytGall1.hap1.1, whole genome shotgun sequence genome:
aaaagatttttgaagctatgtgatttacttttttatattgtataatgttttatcaaatttatgatacaatgatattttcaacttttttttttaaccaacaattaataaatctcagttttattttcatatgatgcATGTATATATGAGGTGGGTCGGACATTTATCGGGGctctagtcctataacatatgacttcgcattcttattcaagGTGGCACATTGATCGCAAGAACactcagtaaatagaaatagtgaATAATgccccgaggtcatatgttatatgaCAAATCGGGACTCCAGGGCCGGGATCAGGTGTTTTAAAGCTTGGTATTAGGGATCaatcctttcgggatccgggaattctttttttcgaaatTTCGTGATGTCGggatttctttaaattcgggacctcgggatttcattaTTAAGCCCTTGATTTCGGCCCTTCGACCATGCACACTGTCATAGTACTTTTCAAAAGTAAATCACTCTTTGATACAAAGACCcttcaaaataacaaattaactATGTTGCTGGTAAAACAGCCTTTTCTAGATAAATAGGCCATTTTGCCGGcttgaattgaaatattttaatcagagccggtaaaatagccactgccaattaaaatattatacctgTATTGACCAGATAATTTCCGATCAAATCTTTTTTTGATAGTATATTCAATTAATGCTTTTGACAAAATCTAGATTTCAAGGAAATTACTCGAGAAAATAAATGAATGGAATTTATTAGTGAAATTTCAGGTCCATTTAAGATTTTAATTCACCATTCAGGTCAGAGTTTTGGTTcccaaaacatatttttcatgattaaattttaatttgtttttcattttacaaaatctACAGTTGAAGAAAATACAttgaatactaaaaaaaatattgaagtttaAATAAGTCTGACCTTAGATTTTCAGATCAGTTCAGGTCTATTCATTTCTCTGTTCTACTAGTTCAGGTTTTGgcatcaaatatttgttttttatttgaaaaaaacatatttttgataaagtaggGTTCATTTAATAGAAttcttatttgaagaaaaaaatccattgaaaaaaagCAGCAATTGTTATTTGAATAATTTGAGTCATATGTGTTGAGGTCTATTATCTGGAATTCTATTTGAAATGTATGGGGGAGGACACTGCTCAGCAGTATAAATGTATTCTAATTTCTTGATTATcttctgtttgtgtttttttacctcaattttatgtatcactttagattcagttttatgtaattttttgttgtttggtttgtagctgatttttagctcacctggcccgaaggcgTCCGTCGTCCGCGTCGtagttaactttttacattttgaacttcttctagagaaccactaaatggaattaaaccaaacatggcatgaatgttccttatgaggtgctgaccaagtgttgttactttgtagccgatccatcatccaagatggccgccagcaggggacttagttgaACATAGGtccctatggaaaatacatacaaatgtcttctttaagagaaccGCTGAATGggatgaaaccaaacatagcatgaatgttccttatgaggtgctgaccaattGTGGTTACTTTGtggccaatccatcatccaagatggccgccagcgggggacttagtttaacataggaccctatgggaaatacatataaatgtcttcttttagagaaccactgaatggaatgaaaacgaacatagcatgaatgttccttatgagatgctgaccaaatgttgttactttgtagccaatccatcatccaagatggccgccagcgggggacttagtttaacataggaccttatgggaaatacatacaaatgtctacttttagagaaccactgaatggaatgaaaccaaacatagcatgactgttccttatgaggtgctgaccaagtgtggttactttgtagccgatccatcatccaagatggccaccagcgggggacttagtttaacatagggaaatcttctttaagagaaccacagaatggaatgCAACCAAATTTGGTCTCAATCATTATTTAAGTACCTGTCATGattaatatctttttttcaaaaacccaagtagagtcaggtgagcgacacaggctcttgagagcctctagttttgtggCACTCTTTCTTTTTAAGCTAATTTGGTTTTTGGTTGGTATTTCTTTCTTTTGGTCATCATGGTCATGAGTATTAATTTGTAATAATGAGGTTGGTAAAGCTTTGCTCACACGGAACGGCAAGCTAAAAAGGACCACAAAAAATACTATTGTAAAACAATccatgaataaatttgatctatgatacaatgtacaaGGACATATACAGGGGACTTTGGGAGTCAGATATGTATATTGCATCCAAATAATGTGGCAGCAGCTTGAATTGAAAGTCATTGTATTTTCATAGTTAATAATAGCTTCCTTTAGCTGTATAATGAAACCTATGGGAATGCAACCCAAGTATAAATCTCactttcttaattttcaaaggtATACcatgattttgattttcattgtctttgataagaaaacaaaattagcaagtggtttttttttacattggaacaacagagtcagtgtggggccactaagctaaactgcccgctttgcaccagctgaTATAAATGAATgcttagggtgggaatcgaacccacatacactaACTCTGTTatcctatatttttaaatgaattaaaatttgctcaaagaataaacataaaacaaccaaacaaattaagtataataaaatttaataaaatgctcCAGGGCGCAGCTTCATACAACCCCagaagttgaaccctgaacagtttgggcaagtatcccaggacacaacatttaagcttgatacagctctgaatttggattatgacacagcataggtttctgacacagaatgaatgtggtctattaaagaacttaatttttttttaaattggacatttatcttttatggtccaatatctaaaatctaaatacatggttagattcagcattttAAAGAACctcaaaaatgcaatttttaaggaaatcaaacaaagtttaagtttggacccttttgacctcataTGAACCAATTTGATCACAGGGccgaaaaataaaaaatctaaatacatggtattaagattcagtatatcaaagaaccccatgtcttgattttttgttgaaatcaaagtATAAGAcaagtattgtttttggcccctcattcctaaccAGTTTATAGGGCCAATAATATAAACCCataaatcaatctcaaccttcctttttttgtatggaaccttgtggtacaatttcagaaagatccatacacttgcaTACAAAGTTACtttctggaaactagaaaaatgccaATTTGGATCCCTTTTAAAGCTTATAATTCCTAAACTGCTagaaccataacccccaaaatcaatccaaaccttccttttgtgcaGCCACTGCTGTCaaaccttgtgttttaatttcatagagATCATAGACTTATAATTGGTGGTcagataaatataaaatatttagttcACTACATGTGCATTTAACTCATTTATGTCAAATTATGAAGACTGcaaacaaactatatatataatacatgatatatagaGTGGACCATATATCAAATGAAACCGTCAGAAGGGGGGGATACACATCTCTTGAGATATCAAATGtcactctttttttttacattattaaacCTGATGgatttaaacatttttagttGAAGTCATGCACCAGTTTGTCTACACCCATAGTAAAttttgaatgtaggacagaaagtcacaggacaaaaagtcacagacaaaaagtcacaatacattttttttctgattattttctttgaataaaaaatgcttatttttacaaaaacatttttgtatttttcttgaagtattgtatattaaccaactttgtaagcaaaatttatcaaaaaaatatcaaaaatgatcaaataattgttaagaaaacaaaatgtcaatgtagattggcacttaaatggcttcatggtgccaagaaatatgtcctttgcatgattaaaattacataaatcttcatttttcaagtaaaatgataaatttaattgaatttaatacgaatatatgtattaaaaagtaaacatttcaagatatttctcttatatattccaacaattgtcaaaaaattatttgtgactttttgtcctgtgactttttgtcctatcaaatttgtgactttaagTCCTGTGACTtcttgtcctgtgactttctgtccgtttacctaaaTTTTCAGGTGCAAATGTGACCATATGTGTAAATCACCTGTAATAAACAGATGGTCTTCATGTTTTTCATTTGTATAagcaggggtggatccagccactttaaaaggggggggggtcctaacccaggacaaaaaggggggtgttccaatcacatgttcccattcaaatacattgatcgtccaaaaaaaaggggggtttcaacccccggaaccccccctctggatccgcgcctgtatAAGTGCAATATAGACATTTCCCCACATATATGTCATATCTggtcatacatgtatgatataattCTGCTTCAAAACTTACTGCTTACATTGTCATGATTATAGCCGGGTAATTTACACATATGACCACATTTGCACCTGAAAAGCCCGCCGTCATACATTTATTGTTAAACTATTGCTGTGATTCAGccaaacaaatttgattttttttctttattctttcttGTCCGATACTTATCAACTGCTATTAAGTCTTACAGGGTGTAATTTATAGGTTGACATTGGTCTGACCAACATACAAGTCCTTGTCGTTGGATGTGCTTGGAATAAATCGTTTGCACATTTTTTGTCTGTGTTCCAATTTAAATCATTAATGTCTTAAatcaaagaaaatacttttttgcaGAAATGTGCAAAGTCGTTTTGTTATTTTCTGTCTCCTAAGACCAAAATTTAAAGCTTTTGTTTACTTGAGGCGGACTCCCAAATGCCGACTTCCGgtccattttgaaatttaaataataacCCCGTACCGGGACCTCGTGAGAGAGTATGGCTAATAGCTAATACCtggaacgtagtaccgggaaccaggatacCAGTTGCATAACTTTTTACTAAGTAGTACTAtaaagtccaaataattatgaagtcttgAAGgcagttaggcagcaaccatttgattttcggggggggggggggggctatggttttttttgggaaaaatagtttgtttccagtttttggagaaaaaaataatttgtttttgattctgagaaaaaacaattgtttgtttcaccctcagctgccactatatgtaatgctaaaattgaaagaaaaaaattgttttcgacttgtcgcgaaaaaaatagattgtttttagcCGCAggcggaaaaaaaaatttgtccagaaaaaaaaaccatagccccccccccagaaaatcaaatggttgctgccttagactattttgattttgttctgtAACACCTTCTTACGACGTCGTAGGATATTTATTTTCCACTTGGTTATGATCGGGCATTACAGATCAGGCATTGTGGAAGGTTCCAAGTAAtacacaggttcctgtaaaattttgacgacataaaacaaaatatctgacgccacaatggaaatgtgattgttgtatgcgtcgaaagttcaagcggccgggtcagctgggattagcgataaggtgtataccaGGCTGACCCAGGAATCTCTCCCGCTTGAACTATTGGTGTCATATAGCAATCATTTTTGTTGAACCTGCGACAgtagttgcagaaagcttgacatagggataatgATCAGGCGGCGgctttagctaacttcttaaaagctttatattttagaaggtggaaaacctggatgtttcatactttgtatatggatgcctcatgctacaaagtttccgtcagtcacatgtcctgtgtccttgacctcattttcatggttcagtgactacttgaaaaaaagaagttaagatttttgtaaagttaaatttggtatgtgtgtaccttgcaaggtcctcatgcccgccagacagttttcacttgacctagacctcatttcatggaccAGTGCACAAGGTTACGTTTTGGTGGTCaattccatatctcagatactcaGATACATGTGGCAATAGGTCtaggtgtacatgtccagctggcaggtgtcatctgaccttgacctaattttcatggatcagtggttaTGGTTaagtgttttggtctgtttttcttacactgaatgcaataggtctactttatttggtgtcatctgaccttgacctcattttcatggttcagtggtcaaagttaaggtTTTGAGTcatggtcttttttctaatactatatgcaataggtcaactataattggtgtatagaaatattttatgatctatatgtccgtcgcgcaggttttatttgaccttgacctcattttcacagttcattgctcagtgttaagattttgtgttttggtctgcctctgttaaactataagcaataggtccactggatttgttgtatgaaagaattgttagctgtacataccTGCCTGggatggttcatctgaccttgaaatcattttcatggttcattggtcaatgttttgttttcttggttaatgttaagtttatgtgacagttgtaataatgctttatatttagaactgtcaacataatatcaaggataagtaaagaaggcgaaacatttcagcatgtgcactcttgttctattgtggtgtcagatatttAATATTGtgaagtcaaaattttacaggaacctgtgtgtTGTCCAGTAATGGCGCACAAATAATGATAAGGTGTATATGAGGCAGGCATGacctgtgaaaggggacgaagtctgtatgaattttttttttaattcaaacatatttttacttcaaaatttattaaaaaaggaACAGAAATACTGTAATGTTTCCGATTTTTGTTCTGTTGTTATGGATTTTAGTTGTgaagttatttaagttatgaggtcatatatacatttatttaatgtaaacaaagaaacactatCATCaggttacctttttttttatgtcaaagaattattaaaaaatgaaattggtattgagTTCCTTACTATATTTTACTAGCATGACTagtagactgataaatatatattttactcgaAGTCTCATCATTTCTCATGACAAACTGACTGGAAAAAGGAAGTAGAGTCAGTAGATGtctgcgcaaatgcgggaaaattaaaaagtctgaaaaataaaaagttaacgattttgagtgcATAAGCATGATTAGTCATTGTTagtagaatgttttttttttgcaggaaatttgaaaattgaaaaaaaaatttttttttttttaaaatttaaattatttttctgcTGTGATAAGGAACTTCGTCCCCTTAATTCATGGTTTTGCATGATTTAGTAAATAACGCATCATGGTAAAGTTTAGTcccaattattattattatgatgtcttgcaaggctattttaattttcttctgTGACGCCTTCTTAAGAAGTTGAATTCATGGGAAACCCTTTACTTGTTGGAACCTTCCACAATGCCTGGTCTGTAATAATCGAATTGTAAGCCAGATCATAACCTagtgaaaaaaattatgaaaaagatGAACGAAGGCCATTTCAAAATGACAACAACTCATCTAATATTCAGGTGCTACTGATGCTGCTCAGTCAGCCtcttatgattattttttgactggagttatttattatttttttaatgtttcttcACAAATTTTCAGGAGAAATTACATGAATCCTCCTTGTCTAAATACTATTAGCTGttgaatacaaattgaaaaatatacaattttaattCCGCATATTATTTCTATTTGCAGGACATACTAAGGCGGATGAGAGATATAGATGATAAGATTATATACGAATTAAACAACACAATTCCAACAAAATATTTTGCCAAAGAATTAAACATAACTGATCAATGTAAAAGTTTTTATGAACAGGTAAGTTTTTATGAACAGGTAAGTGACAGACATATACAGGAAGTAAAACACATTGTAGGTCATGTTTGTAGCAGATGTGGGATACTTATAACTGGCATAATTATCAGAATAAGATTGCTGAACTATATTCATTTGGTTTATTCTtaacagtctgcaccaaaaactttttcaactgcTAGTccaatatttcaacatttttcttatatgcttattggtccaaacaaagttttgcattAACTTACTAGTCCGAATAAAATTTCACTAGTCTGGGGCATTGGACTAGTGGCTAACTGTTCAGACTGCTTAATTGAGGTTATTACTCCCAACAACATAATAAATAAGACAATAAATTAGTATTGCCTAGATAACTTCTTATTATCACTGATGACcaaatgttttacaaattcatGATATTGGAATGCTTAATGGaactttatatttcatttaaaaataccaTTATGGTAAAAATATTTGAGATCTGACCTCCAACATTAATTGTTGAATATTAATGTTACATGTAgttgctaaaatattttattgtatattttatttcttataaaattttactgagtatgaattttaaaaatgttatgacTTTTATTTTTTGGTCTCTTTGTCTAATTACTTGAGTTGTGATTTCTTTTTCAGTTGGATCAGTCTCATAGACAGAGGAGATCAATGATTAGTAGGTGTGTAACAGAAGCTTCAGCTCATGTGAATGAgagaaaaaaagaacaacaaagcGACCGTGATAATGTTACTTTTTTAAAAAATCtgagaaaagaacagaaaaaggTATGCATTGAATATTAATCAATTTTTTATTGTTCAGCTTTTTTATGCCCTGCCTCCGATGGACGATAAGAAGAATGGCATATAGTTTTGTAATCTAGGTTGTCCATTTATTTCTTCCTCCATCTAAGCAGAATCAGGtcaaagttttggtcaaggtagttaaCCATGAGGTCATGGTCACATGAAATTGCAATATAGTAGGCAAGTTCATTATTCAAATTATGGTTTTAATCGTATGTTTTGAAGGAATTTCTTACAGTATTTATTTCTCTTTAAGTTCTTTTCTTAGGGAAAGTACTATTGTTGAAATCTCGAATTATTCAATGAAATTCTATTCAGATATTTAAGATGATGAAGGACAAGTCTTGAAAATGACCCTGATGGAAAGTCTGATTGCATTTTTCGATCTGTACAGACA
This genomic interval carries:
- the LOC143048197 gene encoding protein MIX23-like, translated to MAAPSGTVSRDVQTDYCNDFLQFNDILRRMRDIDDKIIYELNNTIPTKYFAKELNITDQCKSFYEQLDQSHRQRRSMISRCVTEASAHVNERKKEQQSDRDNVTFLKNLRKEQKKLHLVQQQVNIEEVIRDRTIKAYYERCRNAYKPPLDEPPVV